In the genome of Streptomyces sp. V2I9, one region contains:
- a CDS encoding chorismate-binding protein, with product MSDLVPLARFDGLIATGLQDVTHDPAALDSSGFWAVSADFEGRVVCARFSDVRREEVPPPVPGAWRGPVAGDWTSSLDRDAYTAGVRRIREHIAAGDVYQANLCRVLSAPLPDGGTGADVDALTSLLARGNPAPYAGTIRLPGHGVEIATASPELFLKRDGRTVESGPIKGTGRTEADLLEKDHAENVMIVDLVRNDLGRVCATGSVSVPDLCVVEKHPGLVHLVSSVRGRLADGAGWPELFAAAFPPGSVTGAPKSSALRIIAELERAPRGPYCGAIGWVDADRGAASLAVGIRTFWIDRTGPAPLLRFGTGAGITWGSDPEREWDETELKASRLLAVASGTYPETGRAA from the coding sequence GTGTCCGACCTCGTCCCCTTGGCCCGTTTCGACGGCCTCATAGCCACCGGTCTGCAGGATGTGACCCATGACCCCGCGGCTCTCGACTCGTCCGGTTTCTGGGCGGTCTCCGCGGACTTCGAGGGCCGTGTCGTCTGCGCCCGCTTCTCCGACGTACGCAGGGAAGAGGTGCCCCCTCCCGTCCCCGGAGCCTGGCGCGGGCCCGTCGCCGGGGACTGGACCTCCTCACTGGACCGTGACGCCTACACGGCGGGCGTACGGCGGATCCGTGAACACATCGCGGCCGGAGACGTCTACCAGGCCAACCTCTGCCGGGTGCTGTCCGCGCCGCTCCCCGACGGCGGGACCGGAGCCGACGTGGACGCCCTGACCTCCCTGCTCGCCCGCGGCAACCCCGCCCCTTACGCGGGCACGATCCGGCTGCCCGGCCACGGCGTGGAGATCGCCACCGCCTCCCCGGAGCTCTTCCTGAAGCGCGACGGACGGACCGTGGAGTCCGGGCCGATCAAGGGGACCGGCCGGACCGAGGCGGATCTGCTGGAGAAGGACCACGCGGAGAACGTGATGATCGTGGACCTGGTCCGCAACGACCTGGGCCGGGTCTGCGCCACCGGGAGCGTGAGCGTGCCCGATCTGTGCGTGGTGGAGAAGCATCCGGGCCTCGTCCACCTCGTCTCCAGCGTCCGGGGCCGGCTGGCCGACGGGGCGGGCTGGCCCGAACTGTTCGCGGCCGCTTTCCCGCCCGGTTCGGTCACCGGCGCGCCGAAGTCCAGCGCGCTGCGGATCATCGCCGAGCTGGAGCGGGCCCCGCGCGGGCCCTACTGCGGGGCGATCGGGTGGGTCGACGCCGACCGGGGCGCCGCCTCGCTCGCGGTGGGCATACGGACGTTCTGGATCGACCGGACCGGGCCCGCGCCGCTGCTGCGGTTCGGGACGGGCGCCGGGATCACCTGGGGCTCCGACCCCGAGCGCGAGTGGGACGAGACCGAGCTCAAGGCATCCCGGCTGCTCGCTGTGGCGTCGGGCACGTATCCGGAGACAGGAAGGGCCGCATGA
- the cbiE gene encoding precorrin-6y C5,15-methyltransferase (decarboxylating) subunit CbiE: MADRVTVIGWDGSPLTRAATAALSAATLVAGAAHHLALPEVPPNAERIRLGSVDLAARRIAGHRGSAVVLADGDPGFFGVVRTLRAREHGLEVEVVPAVSAVATAFARAGMPWDDAQVVVAHPRTLRRAVNVCRAHHKVAVLTSPGAGPAELALLLDGIHRTFVICEELGTARERVTVLTSDKAADHAWRDPNVVIVIGSGPETTAAGAWIAGRQPAYPQGIRGWALPADAYRAAGAERMQESGEGEFPGLRAAQLARLGPRTGDLVWDIGSGSGAFAVEAARFGAAVLAVDDDPAACARTEAAARAFGVPVQIVRGRAPHILERLPEPDVVRIGGGGAPVARAVLDRRPERIVTHASNRDEAEALGAALTGNGYTVECSLLQSVDLDTEVWTERERSVVFLLSACRSDLAP; encoded by the coding sequence ATGGCCGACCGGGTCACGGTGATCGGCTGGGACGGCTCGCCACTGACCAGAGCGGCCACGGCCGCGCTCTCGGCCGCCACCCTCGTCGCGGGCGCCGCCCACCACCTCGCCCTGCCGGAAGTGCCCCCGAACGCCGAACGCATCCGCCTCGGCAGCGTCGACCTCGCCGCCCGCCGGATCGCCGGACACCGCGGCAGCGCCGTCGTCCTCGCCGACGGCGACCCCGGCTTCTTCGGCGTCGTCCGCACCCTGCGCGCCCGTGAACACGGCCTGGAGGTCGAGGTCGTCCCCGCGGTCTCCGCCGTGGCCACCGCCTTCGCCCGGGCGGGCATGCCCTGGGACGACGCCCAGGTCGTGGTCGCCCACCCCCGCACCCTGCGCCGCGCGGTCAACGTCTGCCGCGCCCACCACAAGGTCGCCGTCCTCACCTCGCCGGGCGCCGGACCCGCCGAACTGGCCCTCCTCCTCGACGGAATCCACCGCACCTTCGTCATCTGCGAGGAACTCGGCACCGCACGCGAGCGGGTCACCGTCCTGACCTCCGACAAGGCGGCCGACCACGCCTGGCGCGACCCCAACGTCGTCATCGTCATCGGCAGCGGCCCCGAGACCACCGCCGCGGGCGCCTGGATCGCCGGCCGCCAACCCGCCTACCCGCAGGGCATACGGGGCTGGGCCCTGCCCGCCGACGCCTACCGGGCCGCCGGCGCCGAACGCATGCAGGAGTCCGGCGAGGGCGAGTTCCCCGGTCTGCGCGCCGCTCAGCTCGCCCGCCTCGGCCCGCGCACCGGCGACCTGGTCTGGGACATCGGCTCCGGCAGTGGCGCTTTCGCCGTCGAGGCGGCCCGCTTCGGCGCCGCCGTCCTGGCCGTGGACGACGACCCGGCCGCCTGCGCCCGCACCGAGGCCGCCGCCCGCGCCTTCGGCGTCCCCGTCCAGATCGTCCGCGGCCGCGCCCCGCACATCCTGGAACGACTGCCCGAACCGGACGTCGTGCGGATCGGCGGCGGGGGAGCGCCGGTGGCCAGGGCCGTCCTGGACCGCCGCCCCGAACGCATCGTCACGCACGCCTCCAACCGGGACGAGGCCGAGGCGCTCGGCGCCGCCCTCACCGGCAACGGCTACACCGTCGAGTGCTCGCTGCTCCAGTCCGTCGACCTGGACACCGAGGTGTGGACCGAGCGGGAGAGGTCCGTCGTGTTCCTGCTCTCCGCCTGCCGTTCCGACCTCGCCCCCTGA
- a CDS encoding aminotransferase class IV: protein MRIWVNGGLRNADDARLSVLDHGLTVGDGIFETVRTSEGRPFALTRHLDRLTRSARGLGLPDPDHDEVRRAAAAVIDANPVALGRLRITYTGGLSPLGSDRGDDGPSLVVALDGVRRRPDSTAVITVPWTRNERGALAGLKTTSYAENVVALARARERGASEALFPNTADRLCEGTGSNVFVVLDGRIHTPPVASGCLAGITRALTVEWTGAEETDLPMDVLAEADEVFLTSTLRDVQAAHRIDDRTLTPEVGPVTAKAMRIFAERAGDDLDP, encoded by the coding sequence ATGAGGATCTGGGTCAACGGCGGGCTGCGGAACGCCGACGACGCCCGGCTGTCGGTGCTCGACCACGGACTGACCGTGGGCGACGGCATCTTCGAGACGGTACGTACGAGCGAGGGGCGCCCCTTCGCGCTGACCCGGCACCTCGACCGCCTCACCCGGTCCGCCCGCGGGCTGGGCCTGCCCGACCCGGACCACGACGAGGTCCGTCGCGCCGCCGCGGCGGTCATCGACGCCAACCCCGTCGCCCTGGGGCGGCTGCGGATCACTTACACCGGCGGGCTCTCCCCGCTCGGCTCGGACCGGGGCGACGACGGGCCGAGCCTGGTGGTCGCCCTCGACGGGGTGCGCCGCCGCCCGGACAGCACGGCGGTGATCACCGTCCCCTGGACCCGCAACGAACGCGGTGCGCTCGCGGGGCTGAAGACCACCTCGTACGCCGAGAACGTCGTCGCCCTGGCCCGGGCACGGGAGCGGGGTGCGTCCGAAGCGCTGTTCCCCAACACCGCCGACCGCCTCTGCGAAGGCACCGGCTCCAACGTCTTCGTCGTCCTGGACGGCCGCATCCACACGCCGCCGGTCGCGTCCGGCTGCCTCGCCGGGATCACCCGCGCGCTGACCGTGGAGTGGACCGGGGCGGAGGAGACCGATCTGCCGATGGACGTGCTGGCCGAGGCCGACGAAGTGTTCCTGACCTCGACGCTCCGCGACGTCCAGGCGGCGCACCGGATCGACGACCGCACGCTGACGCCGGAGGTCGGACCGGTGACGGCGAAGGCGATGCGGATCTTCGCCGAGCGAGCGGGCGACGACCTCGACCCGTGA
- a CDS encoding zf-TFIIB domain-containing protein: MMQCPKCHAQMNTYNRNGVQIEQCSGCRGIFLDYGELESLTRLESQWAQQAPPAPPQAYPAAPPAAHAPAWGAPQHGGHYGHHRQKGFGRMLFSS, from the coding sequence ATGATGCAGTGTCCGAAGTGTCACGCGCAGATGAACACGTACAACCGCAACGGCGTTCAGATCGAGCAGTGCAGCGGGTGCCGGGGGATATTCCTCGACTACGGCGAGCTGGAGTCGCTGACCCGTCTGGAGTCCCAGTGGGCCCAGCAGGCTCCCCCCGCCCCGCCGCAGGCGTACCCGGCCGCCCCGCCCGCCGCCCACGCTCCTGCCTGGGGAGCGCCGCAGCACGGCGGACACTACGGCCACCACCGCCAGAAGGGCTTCGGCCGCATGCTGTTCTCGTCCTGA
- a CDS encoding GNAT family N-acetyltransferase, with translation MTTTLRPSGPLQQSDGGARSRHYDVCDNGRPVGAVAISTDGAFGPTAGVLTSLAVDEARRRRGRGTIAALAAEEVLRGWGCTRVGVEVPAGNEPARRLATALGYTERSRNMVKELGPDTAPLPAGLTARAMGEEEFAAWRQDAVRSYARSWVERGVEPEQARLKSEADHAAHLPDGLATEGVRFRVLVRAGEVVGHVWVALRELEPGGPEAGFVFDVEVREEHRGRGHGRVLMLLAEDITRDWGADRLGLHVFASNTPALKLYESLGYTTTRYNLAKVL, from the coding sequence ATGACCACGACCCTCCGGCCGTCCGGGCCGCTTCAGCAGAGTGACGGCGGCGCGCGGTCGCGCCACTACGACGTGTGCGACAACGGGCGGCCGGTCGGCGCCGTGGCGATCAGCACCGACGGGGCCTTCGGCCCCACCGCCGGTGTGCTGACCTCCCTCGCCGTCGACGAGGCGCGGCGCAGGCGCGGCCGGGGCACCATCGCCGCGCTCGCCGCCGAGGAGGTGCTGCGCGGGTGGGGCTGCACCCGCGTAGGCGTCGAGGTGCCCGCCGGCAACGAGCCCGCCCGGCGTCTGGCGACCGCCCTCGGCTACACGGAGCGCAGCCGCAACATGGTCAAGGAACTCGGCCCGGACACCGCCCCGCTGCCCGCCGGGCTCACCGCACGTGCCATGGGCGAGGAGGAGTTCGCCGCCTGGCGGCAGGACGCGGTCCGGTCGTACGCGCGGAGCTGGGTGGAGCGAGGGGTGGAGCCCGAGCAGGCCCGGCTCAAGTCCGAGGCCGACCACGCCGCCCACCTGCCGGACGGACTGGCGACCGAGGGCGTCCGCTTCCGGGTGCTGGTGCGGGCCGGCGAGGTCGTCGGCCATGTGTGGGTGGCGCTGCGGGAGCTGGAGCCGGGCGGCCCGGAGGCCGGATTCGTCTTCGACGTCGAGGTGCGCGAGGAGCATCGGGGCCGGGGCCACGGGCGCGTGTTGATGCTGCTCGCCGAGGACATCACGCGCGACTGGGGCGCGGACCGGCTCGGCCTGCACGTCTTCGCGTCCAACACCCCGGCCCTGAAGCTGTACGAGTCCCTCGGCTACACGACGACGCGGTACAACCTGGCCAAGGTGCTGTAG
- a CDS encoding MetQ/NlpA family ABC transporter substrate-binding protein, whose amino-acid sequence MRKNIKITAVAASAAALSLGLSACGTASDPASKGATGAKTDTSKALVVAASPTPHADILEFVKKNLAAKEGLKLEVKEFTDYVLPNTATQNGQVDANFFQHKPYLDDFNAKQKTTIVPVVDVHLEPLGLYSRTVKSLKDIKAGQTIAVPNDTTNGGRALQLLAENGLITLKDGVGTSAKLSDITDKKGLEFKELEAATVPRALNDVDAAVINGNYAIQAKLSPAKDSLALEKAEGNPYANFLAVKDGNEKDPRVEKLAKLLNSDEVKQYIEDTYKGSIVPAFGAPAKS is encoded by the coding sequence GTGCGCAAGAACATCAAGATCACCGCAGTCGCCGCTTCCGCCGCCGCGCTCTCCCTGGGCCTCAGCGCCTGCGGTACGGCCTCCGACCCCGCCTCCAAGGGCGCGACGGGCGCGAAGACCGACACCTCCAAGGCCCTGGTCGTCGCCGCGTCCCCGACGCCGCACGCCGACATCCTGGAGTTCGTCAAGAAGAACCTGGCGGCGAAGGAGGGCCTCAAGCTGGAGGTGAAGGAGTTCACGGACTACGTCCTGCCGAACACCGCCACCCAGAACGGCCAGGTCGACGCCAACTTCTTCCAGCACAAGCCCTACCTGGACGACTTCAACGCCAAGCAGAAGACCACCATCGTGCCGGTGGTCGATGTGCACCTGGAGCCGCTGGGCCTCTACTCCAGGACGGTCAAGAGCCTCAAGGACATCAAGGCCGGCCAGACCATAGCCGTCCCCAACGACACCACCAACGGCGGCCGCGCCCTCCAGCTGCTCGCCGAGAACGGCCTGATCACCCTCAAGGACGGCGTCGGCACCAGCGCGAAGCTGAGCGACATCACCGACAAGAAGGGCCTGGAGTTCAAGGAGCTGGAGGCCGCCACCGTGCCCCGCGCCCTGAACGACGTGGACGCCGCCGTCATCAACGGCAACTACGCGATCCAGGCCAAGCTCTCCCCGGCGAAGGACTCCCTCGCCCTCGAGAAGGCCGAAGGCAACCCGTACGCCAACTTCCTGGCGGTCAAGGACGGCAACGAGAAGGACCCGCGCGTCGAGAAGCTCGCGAAGCTCCTCAACTCCGACGAGGTCAAGCAGTACATCGAGGACACCTACAAGGGCTCGATCGTCCCGGCCTTCGGCGCCCCCGCCAAGTCCTGA
- a CDS encoding phosphotransferase family protein, whose product MTTTQTSVVHDLGALAHRLAHPAGTPCVCEPPQVLADRPDGTVVRSGAIVAKAHAADADREALAARIALAAAPGLTGILLPPLTAPEVPGTAGEIRHPELSGDPRDPVPAGHAAVPGARPVTLWPLGTPVDPADPGAAPWAEAAGLLARLHRTEPPFPLPPMRGPAKAARAVARMCAALPGAPAALPVLAGWHALPAWARGESPPSMRRDRFLCHGDLHLGQLVRHPAPDGPWLLIDVDDAGTGDPAWDLARPAAWYAAGLLAPEDWSVFLRAYRSAGGPAVPAAGDPWPVLDVPARALTVQTAAVALAKCAAERRDPDAHEQLMIESCARIATLPPELASGPAS is encoded by the coding sequence TTGACCACCACCCAGACCTCAGTCGTCCACGACCTGGGCGCCCTCGCGCACCGCCTCGCCCATCCCGCCGGGACACCGTGCGTGTGCGAGCCGCCGCAGGTGCTCGCGGACCGGCCCGACGGCACCGTCGTCCGCAGCGGTGCGATCGTCGCCAAGGCCCACGCCGCCGACGCCGACCGCGAAGCGCTGGCGGCCCGGATCGCCCTGGCCGCCGCCCCCGGACTCACCGGCATCCTGCTCCCGCCCCTCACCGCCCCGGAAGTTCCGGGGACCGCCGGAGAGATCCGGCACCCGGAACTCTCCGGTGATCCGCGGGACCCGGTGCCGGCCGGGCACGCCGCCGTACCCGGCGCCCGCCCCGTCACGCTCTGGCCGCTCGGCACACCCGTGGACCCCGCCGATCCCGGAGCCGCCCCCTGGGCCGAGGCCGCCGGGCTGCTCGCCCGTCTGCACCGGACGGAGCCCCCGTTCCCCCTGCCGCCGATGCGCGGTCCGGCCAAGGCGGCGCGTGCCGTCGCCCGGATGTGCGCCGCACTCCCCGGTGCCCCGGCCGCCCTGCCCGTCCTGGCGGGCTGGCACGCCCTGCCCGCCTGGGCACGGGGGGAGTCCCCGCCGTCCATGCGGCGCGACCGCTTCCTGTGCCACGGTGACCTCCACCTCGGGCAGCTCGTACGCCATCCCGCGCCGGACGGACCCTGGCTGCTCATCGACGTGGACGACGCGGGAACGGGCGATCCGGCCTGGGACCTCGCCCGGCCCGCCGCCTGGTACGCGGCCGGGCTCCTGGCCCCCGAGGACTGGTCCGTCTTCCTGCGCGCCTACCGGTCCGCCGGGGGACCGGCCGTACCCGCCGCCGGCGACCCCTGGCCCGTGCTGGACGTCCCGGCCCGCGCGCTGACGGTGCAGACGGCGGCCGTCGCCCTCGCCAAGTGCGCCGCGGAGCGACGGGACCCGGACGCGCACGAACAGCTGATGATCGAATCCTGTGCCCGAATCGCTACGCTGCCGCCCGAGTTGGCCAGCGGTCCCGCGTCGTAG
- a CDS encoding GNAT family N-acetyltransferase: protein MTTTFPSISISTDRLVMRPFETADIPAYIEMMNDEAVVAWMDGPNPYTRVDAERWVRRIAPAERTGGHGIALAVTEFLTQRLVGSVRLLNTDWRTRSTEVRYITAPWARGEGYATESVLAIAEWLFRDQGFERIELRTPADNTDSQQVAQKIGCISEGVLRNARIARTRTENGTDGGWTDIRTDLIVWGLLPEDLEGVAEQLADAGDYGTYNDWK from the coding sequence ATGACTACCACCTTTCCGTCCATCTCCATCAGCACGGACAGGTTGGTGATGCGCCCCTTCGAGACGGCCGACATCCCCGCGTACATCGAGATGATGAACGACGAGGCGGTCGTGGCCTGGATGGACGGACCGAACCCGTACACCCGCGTCGACGCCGAACGCTGGGTCCGCAGGATCGCTCCCGCGGAGCGCACCGGAGGCCACGGCATCGCCCTCGCCGTCACCGAGTTCCTCACCCAGCGGCTCGTCGGCAGCGTCCGCCTCCTCAACACCGACTGGCGCACCCGCTCCACCGAGGTCCGCTACATCACCGCCCCCTGGGCCCGTGGCGAGGGATACGCCACCGAATCCGTGCTCGCCATAGCCGAATGGCTCTTCCGGGACCAGGGCTTCGAACGTATCGAGCTGCGCACCCCCGCCGACAACACCGACTCCCAGCAGGTCGCCCAGAAGATCGGCTGCATCAGCGAGGGCGTCCTGCGCAACGCCCGCATCGCCCGTACCCGGACCGAGAACGGCACCGACGGCGGCTGGACCGACATCCGCACCGACCTGATCGTCTGGGGACTCCTGCCCGAGGACCTCGAAGGGGTCGCCGAACAGCTCGCCGACGCCGGCGACTACGGCACGTACAACGACTGGAAGTAG
- a CDS encoding protein kinase, which translates to MAMMRLRREDPRLVGSFRLHRRLGAGGMGVVYLGSDRRGQRVALKVIRPDLAEDQEFRSRFAREVSAARRIRGGCTARLVAADLEADRPWFATQYVPGPSLHDKVAEEGPLSAAEVASIGAALSEGLVAVHEAGVVHRDLKPSNILLSPKGPRIIDFGIAWATGASTLTHVGTAVGSPGFLAPEQVRGAAVTPATDVFSLGATLAYAAMADSPFGHGSSEVMLYRVVHEEAQLRGVHDALAPLISACLAKDPEERPSTLQLSMRLKEIAAREAQGLHESRPPVQRSAQEAERPTGRMADPYAEQHTRRSEGPSGSRPQPGRRGAPVRSGPPRTGGSRPQQASRDTTRSGGRTGKRPGAPAGTNGRPNTRSGSRTTSAGRRPANPRLLRQRLVVFVVVTLLVALGIAAAQGCQGPAQGLGGNERPGGGVGQARADSVRDGVARTGVSVRHGMSQVRGGSAPVSGSWVASRSGGGPVGATAPRS; encoded by the coding sequence ATGGCGATGATGCGGCTCCGGCGCGAGGACCCGCGTCTCGTCGGCTCGTTCCGGCTGCACCGGCGACTCGGCGCGGGCGGCATGGGCGTCGTCTACCTGGGCTCCGACCGTCGCGGTCAGCGGGTCGCGCTCAAGGTGATCCGGCCCGACCTGGCGGAGGATCAGGAGTTCCGTTCGCGGTTCGCGCGCGAGGTGTCGGCCGCCCGGCGGATCCGCGGCGGCTGCACGGCCCGGCTGGTCGCCGCCGATCTGGAGGCGGACCGCCCGTGGTTCGCCACCCAGTACGTACCCGGCCCCTCGCTGCACGACAAGGTCGCCGAGGAAGGCCCGCTGTCCGCGGCCGAGGTCGCCTCGATCGGGGCGGCGCTCTCCGAGGGGCTGGTCGCGGTGCACGAGGCGGGTGTGGTCCACCGCGACCTGAAGCCGTCGAACATCCTGCTCTCCCCCAAGGGCCCGCGCATCATCGACTTCGGTATCGCCTGGGCGACCGGGGCGAGCACGCTCACCCACGTCGGTACGGCGGTGGGATCGCCCGGCTTCCTCGCCCCCGAGCAGGTCCGGGGCGCGGCCGTGACGCCCGCCACGGACGTCTTCTCGCTCGGCGCGACGCTGGCGTACGCGGCGATGGCCGACTCCCCCTTCGGGCACGGCAGTTCCGAGGTGATGCTGTACCGCGTGGTGCACGAGGAGGCGCAGCTGCGCGGGGTGCACGACGCGCTGGCCCCGCTGATCAGCGCCTGTCTGGCGAAGGATCCGGAGGAGCGACCCAGCACGCTGCAACTGTCCATGCGGCTCAAGGAGATCGCGGCGCGGGAGGCGCAGGGGCTGCACGAGAGCCGGCCGCCCGTCCAGCGTTCCGCGCAGGAGGCCGAGCGGCCGACCGGGCGCATGGCCGATCCGTACGCCGAGCAGCACACCCGCCGTTCCGAGGGCCCGTCCGGCTCCCGTCCCCAGCCGGGCCGGCGGGGGGCGCCCGTGCGTTCGGGTCCGCCGCGTACCGGTGGCTCCCGCCCGCAGCAGGCGTCGCGTGACACGACGCGTTCGGGCGGGAGGACCGGGAAGCGGCCGGGTGCCCCGGCCGGGACGAACGGCCGCCCGAACACCCGCTCCGGGAGCCGGACGACCTCGGCGGGACGGCGTCCGGCCAACCCGCGGCTGCTGCGTCAGCGGCTGGTGGTGTTCGTCGTGGTGACGCTGCTGGTGGCGCTGGGCATCGCGGCGGCCCAGGGCTGCCAGGGTCCGGCCCAGGGGCTCGGCGGGAACGAGCGGCCGGGCGGCGGGGTCGGTCAGGCGCGGGCCGATTCCGTACGGGACGGGGTGGCGCGGACGGGCGTTTCCGTGCGGCACGGGATGTCTCAGGTGCGGGGCGGTTCCGCGCCGGTTTCCGGGTCCTGGGTCGCTTCCCGTTCCGGCGGGGGGCCTGTGGGGGCGACGGCTCCCCGGTCCTGA
- the cobA gene encoding uroporphyrinogen-III C-methyltransferase has product MAEHADHAGHAESAGRADRTDQADHPAYPVGLRLHGRRVVVVGGGQVAQRRLPQLIATGAVITLVSPSATPSVEAMADAGEIRWERRRYRDGDLADTWYALVASSDTAANDAASAEAERTRTWCVRADDAEAATAWTPATGRSENITVAVLNTTPRGRDPRHSAAIRDAIVEGLRDGTLAAPHHRTRAPGVALVGGGPGDPDLITVRGRRLLAEADVVIADRLGPRDLLDELPPHVEVIDAAKIPYGRFMAQEAINQALIEHAKAGKSVVRLKGGDPFVFGRGMEEAQALAAEGIPCTVVPGISSTISVPGAAGIPVTHRGVAHEFTVVSGHVAPEDPRSLVDWAAIARLRGTLVLLMAVDKIGAIAAALITHGKDPATPVALVQEGTTAAQRRVDATLADVGERAAAEDVRPPAVIVIGEVVAVGPDSVLRTVREPAEQPGPVTGPAPAP; this is encoded by the coding sequence ATGGCCGAGCACGCAGACCACGCAGGTCACGCCGAGAGCGCAGGTCGAGCCGACCGCACCGACCAGGCCGATCACCCCGCGTACCCCGTAGGACTGCGCCTGCACGGCCGCCGCGTGGTCGTCGTCGGCGGCGGCCAGGTCGCCCAGCGCAGGCTGCCGCAGCTCATCGCCACCGGTGCCGTCATCACGCTCGTCTCCCCGTCCGCGACGCCCTCCGTCGAGGCCATGGCGGACGCCGGGGAGATCCGCTGGGAGCGCCGCCGCTACCGGGACGGCGACCTCGCCGACACCTGGTACGCCCTGGTCGCATCCTCCGACACCGCCGCCAACGACGCCGCGTCCGCCGAGGCCGAGCGGACCCGCACCTGGTGCGTCCGGGCCGACGACGCCGAGGCCGCCACCGCCTGGACGCCCGCGACCGGCCGGAGCGAGAACATCACCGTGGCCGTCCTCAACACCACCCCCCGCGGCCGCGATCCCCGGCACTCCGCCGCCATCCGCGACGCCATCGTCGAGGGCCTGCGCGACGGCACCCTCGCCGCCCCGCACCATCGCACCCGCGCCCCCGGCGTGGCCCTGGTCGGCGGCGGCCCCGGCGACCCGGACCTGATCACCGTGCGCGGCCGCCGCCTCCTCGCCGAGGCCGACGTCGTCATCGCCGACCGCCTCGGCCCCCGCGACCTGCTGGACGAACTCCCGCCGCACGTCGAGGTGATCGACGCCGCGAAGATCCCGTACGGCCGGTTCATGGCCCAGGAGGCGATCAACCAGGCGCTGATCGAGCACGCCAAGGCGGGCAAGTCCGTGGTCCGGCTCAAGGGGGGCGACCCGTTCGTCTTCGGCCGGGGCATGGAGGAGGCCCAGGCGCTGGCCGCCGAGGGCATCCCCTGCACGGTCGTCCCCGGCATCTCCAGCACCATCTCCGTCCCCGGCGCCGCGGGCATCCCCGTCACCCACCGGGGCGTGGCCCACGAGTTCACGGTGGTCAGCGGTCATGTGGCCCCCGAGGACCCCCGCTCGCTGGTCGACTGGGCGGCCATCGCCCGGCTGCGCGGCACGCTCGTCCTGCTGATGGCCGTGGACAAGATCGGCGCCATCGCCGCCGCCCTGATCACCCACGGCAAGGACCCGGCCACCCCGGTCGCCCTCGTCCAGGAGGGCACCACGGCCGCCCAGCGCCGGGTCGACGCGACGCTCGCGGACGTCGGCGAGCGCGCGGCCGCCGAGGACGTGCGCCCGCCCGCCGTGATCGTGATCGGCGAGGTCGTGGCGGTCGGCCCGGACTCCGTCCTGCGGACCGTGCGGGAGCCGGCCGAACAGCCCGGTCCCGTCACGGGGCCTGCCCCGGCCCCGTGA
- a CDS encoding RNA methyltransferase: MADLITIDDPDDPRLSDYIGLTDVELRRRREPAEGLFIAEGEKVIRRARQSGYAMRSMLLSAKWVDAMRDVIEEVPAPVYAVAPDLAERVTGYHVHRGALASMQRKPLPAADELLTTARRVAVMESVNDHTNIGAIFRSAAALGMDAVLLSPDCADPLYRRSVKVSMGAVFSVPYARLEAWPTSLETVREAGFRLLALTPDAGATSIDDAAPHRLERVALMLGAEGDGLSTRALTAADARVRIPMAHGVDSLNVGAAAAVAFYAVATGRPES; this comes from the coding sequence GTGGCAGACCTCATCACCATCGACGACCCCGACGACCCCCGGCTCAGCGACTACATCGGCCTGACCGACGTCGAGCTGCGGCGGCGGCGCGAACCCGCCGAGGGCCTGTTCATCGCCGAGGGCGAGAAGGTGATCCGCCGAGCCCGGCAGTCCGGGTACGCGATGCGGTCCATGCTGCTCTCCGCCAAGTGGGTCGACGCCATGCGCGACGTCATCGAAGAGGTCCCGGCCCCGGTGTACGCCGTCGCCCCCGACCTGGCCGAACGCGTCACCGGCTACCACGTCCACCGTGGGGCGCTCGCCTCCATGCAGCGCAAGCCGCTGCCCGCCGCCGACGAGCTGCTCACCACCGCGCGCCGGGTGGCGGTCATGGAATCGGTGAACGACCACACCAACATCGGGGCCATCTTCCGCAGCGCCGCCGCCCTCGGCATGGACGCGGTCCTGCTCTCCCCGGACTGCGCGGATCCGCTCTACCGGCGCTCCGTCAAGGTCTCGATGGGCGCGGTCTTCTCCGTCCCGTACGCCCGGCTCGAAGCCTGGCCCACGTCGCTGGAGACGGTGCGGGAGGCCGGCTTCCGGCTGCTCGCCCTCACCCCGGACGCCGGGGCGACCAGCATCGACGATGCGGCGCCGCACCGGCTGGAGCGGGTGGCGCTGATGCTCGGCGCGGAGGGCGACGGGCTGTCCACGCGGGCGCTGACGGCCGCCGACGCCCGGGTCCGCATCCCGATGGCGCACGGCGTCGACTCGCTGAACGTGGGCGCGGCCGCCGCCGTCGCCTTCTACGCGGTGGCCACGGGCCGCCCGGAGAGCTGA